The following is a genomic window from Streptomyces lincolnensis.
TACTGGTGGTCGAGGTCGACCAGGGCCTGGGTCATCGCGCGGACGGCCGCCACGTCGGACGGCCCCACCCGGGGCCCGGCCGCGCGCGAGACCTGGGAGTCCGGCGAGGAGATCAGCCAGTCGCGGCTGGGCTCGACCAGCGCGGACGCGGCGACGGAGGAGCCGGACAGGAAGTCCCGCCGCCCCACGTCACTGCGCCACAGCTCACACACCTGCTCGATGGCCCCCAGTACCGTCGGCGAGAACTGGAGACCGACCCCCGAGGCGAGGTTCTTGCCGTTGGCCATGCCGATCTCGTCGATCGTGACCGTACGGCCGAGTTTGCGGCCGAGCGCCTCCGCGATGATCGCCGGGGCGCGGCCCCGCGGCTGCTGGCCCCGCAGCCAGCGCGCGACGGACGTCTTGTCATAGCGCAGGTCGAGACCGTGCTCGGCACCGCACATGTTGACCCTGCGGGCCAGCCCGGCGTTCGAGCAACCCGCTTCCTGGATGAGCGCCTGCAACCGTTCGTTCGGCTGCCGCGCGACGAGAGGCCTTGCGGCCATGGCGTACCCCCTGTGGCTGCGGTGCCTGCCCACGCACCGAGTTGACGTGTCTTCCACCGAAAAGTTCCGGCCGTGAAGATCAATGCCCCGCCAACATGGCGAAAATGCGAGGCATGCGAGGATTGCCGGGGTAAAGACTGTTGCCGTCCCCACACGTGGCTACCCAGCTCACGCCGAGGTTCCTCCTCTGCGCCCCCGCCCATGCACCCATGCGCCCCGGATGCGGGATCAATGCGCTTCCCGGCGCGCGGGACCTGGCCGTAACCCGAGGTGGGTGCGGGAGTTGTGTTGAGCGTGGAAGAGACGATCGCGGGCACCGAAGCCGCTCAGATTCCGAAGCAGCGTGGCGAATCGCTGCTGGAGACAGCCGTACGTTACGCCGAGGAGCGCCACTGGGACGTCTTTCCCGGAACCTGGCTGGAAGCCGTCGACGGGGTGCAGCGCTGCTCGTGCGGCGACGCCGCGTGCGCCGCCCCCGGCGCGCATCCGGCGCGCGGGGACTGGGGGACGCAGGCGACCGGGAGCGCGACGGTCGCGCGGCGGATGTGGCAGAAACAGCCGACCGCTTCGATCCTGTTGCCCACCGGCCGTACATTCGACGCGATCGATGTGCCCGAGACCGCGGGGTTCCTCGCGTTGGCGCGCATGGAGCGCATGGAGTTGACCCTCGGTCCCGTCACGTTGACGCCGGATCGCCGAATGCAGTTCTTCGTACTGCCGGGGGCGTCGGTGAAGGTGCCGGAGCTGGTGCGGAAGCTGGGGTGGACTCCCTCGTCGCTGGATCTCGTCGCCCTTGGCGAGGGGGCGTATGTGGCTGCGCCGCCTACTCGGTTCGGGTCCTCGGGGGCCGTGCAGTGGGCTTGTCGGCCCACCCCGGCCAATCGGTGGTTGCCGGATGCGGAGGAGCTCATCTCGCCGCTTGCATATGCGTGCGGTCGGGACAGGTAGCCTGCGCGGTTCCCCGCGCCCCTGAGGGTGGATGGCGAACCGTAGGGTTCAGCCATGACGTCAGCGGCCGTACGTGTACATGGGCTCTGGAAGCGGTTCGGGCAGCAGGTGGCTGTGGCCGGGATCGATCTGGAGTTGCCCGCCGGGAAGTTCATCGGGCTCGTCGGGCCGAACGGAGCCGGGAAGACCACCACCCTGTCCATGGTGACCGGGCTGCTCCGGCCCGACGCGGGGAGCGTGGAGGTCGTCGGGCACGACGTGTGGCAGGACCCGGTGCAGGTGAAGGCCCGGATCGGGGTGCTGCCGGAGGGGCTGCGGCTCTTCGAGCGGCTGTCCGGGCGTGAACTGCTCGGCTACACCGGGCGGTTGCGGGGACTGCCCGGTGCCGAGGTCGACAAGCGGGCCACCCAGCTCCTGGACGTCCTCGATCTCGCGGGGGCACAGCACAAGCTGGTCGTGGACTACTCGACCGGCATGCGCAAGAAGATCGGCCTGGCCGCCGCGCTGCTGCACAACCCCGAGGTGCTCTTCCTCGACGAGCCGTTCGAGGGCGTCGACCCGGTGTCCGCGCAGACCATCCGGGGCGTCCTTGAGCGGTACACCGCCTCCGGCGCCACCGTCGTCTTCTCCTCGCACGTGATGGAGCTGGTGGAGTCCCTGTGCGACTGGGTCGCCGTCATGGCGGCCGGCAGTATCCGCGCCCACGGGACGCTCGCGGAGGTGCGCGGGGACGCTCCCTCACTCCAGCGGGCGTTCCTCGAACTCGTCGGGGCGCACGGCCGGGACACCGGCTCGCACCTCGACTGGCTGGGCGGCGGGGCGGCCCGGTGAGCGCCGACGTCACCCCCGTCACCCCCGTCGTCGTAAGGCTGAAGCTGTCCCTGCTGAAGAACGGGCTGAAGCAGTCCGGCGGGCGGCGGGCCGCGTACATCGGTTCGGCCGTGGCCGTGCTGCTCTTCTCCGTGTTGCAGCTGATCGGGCTGATCGCGCTGCGCGGGCACGCGCACGCCGGGTCGGTGGTGGTGCTGCTGGTGGCGGTGCTGGCGGCCGGCTGGGCCGTGATGCCGCTGTTCTTCCCCAGCGGCGACGAGACCCTCGACCCGACCCGGCTGGTGATGCTGCCCCTGCGGCCCCGGCCGCTGGTGCGGGCGCTGCTCATGGCCTCGCTGGTCGGCATCGGGCCGCTGTTCACGCTGTGCATGCTGACCGGGTCGGTGATCGCGGTCGCGCACGGGGGTGTGGCGTACGTCGTCGGCGTCATCGGTGCGGTGCTCGGGCTGCTGGTGTGCGTGGCCCTCGCGCGGACCGTCGCCGCGGCCAACATCCGGCTGCTGACCAGCCGTAAGGGCCGTGATCTGGCGGTGCTGAGCGGGCTGGTCATCGCGGTGGGGGCGCAGGTGGTGAACTTCGGCGCGCAGCGGCTGGGTTCGCGCGGGCTGGGGCAGCTCGACGGGCCGGCCGAGGTGCTGAAGTGGGTGCCGCCCGGCTCGGCGATCGGGGCGGCGGACTCGGCGAGCGAGGGGTCCTACGGCGTTGCCTTCCTCCAACTCGCCCTGTCGGCGCTGGCTTTGGTCGTGCTGCTGGGCGTGTGGTCGCGGCATCTGACCCAGCTGATGACCTCGCCGGACGGCTCCACCCTCCAGGCCGCCGACTCCAGGAGCCGGGAGCGGAACTCGACGGGGCTGTCCCGGCTGCTGCCGGCCGGCCGTACCGGCACGGTCATGGAGCGCAGCCTGCGCTATGTGTGGCGGGATCCGAAGACCAAGGCGGCCTGGGTGACCTCGCTGGCCATCGGGCTGATCGTGCCCGTGTTCAACGCCCTCCAGGGCACCGGCTCCATCTACTTCGCGTGCTTCGCCGCCGGGATGCTCGGCGTGCAGATGTACAACCAGTTCGGGCAGGACACCTCCGCGTTCTGGATGGTCGCGATGACGATCTCCTCGACCCGGGACGCCTACGTCGAGCTGCGGGCGCGGGCACTGGCCCTGCTGGTGATCACCCTGCCGTACGCCACGCTCGTGACCGTCCTGACGACGGCGATGCTGGACGACTGGCCGAAGCTGCCCGAGGTGCTGGGGCTGTCCTTCGCGCTGCTCGGGGCGATGCTGGCGACCGGGGCGTGGACGTCGGCGCGCTTTCCGTACTCCATCCCGCAGGAGGGCTACAAGAACGTGGCCCCCGGGCAGTCCGGGCTGGCCTTCATGGCCATCCTGGGCGGCATGGTCTCGGCGGCCCTGCTGTGCGCCCCCGTCATCGCGGGGACGATCTGGCTGAACGTCAGCGAGGGCGGCGAGCGGTGGAGCTGGCTGCTGCTGCCCGTGGGGACGGTCTACGGCGTGCTGATCACGGTGGCGGGGCTGCGGCTGGCGGCACCGCGCACGGCCCGCCGGCTGCCGGAGATCCTGGCGCTGGTCAGCAAGGGGTGACCGGGGTGAGCCGGGCGGACGGCCCGCCCGGCCGCGGGTGGGTCAGCCGCCGAGGTCGGTTCAGCCGCTGAGGTCGGTGAGGACGCTGTCCAGGAAGGGTTCGATGGCGGCGCGCCAGGCGTCCGGCTGGTCGTAGTGGACGAGGTGGCCGGCGTCGGCGACCTCCGCGTACTGGCCGCGGGGCAGGACGCGGACCATCTCCTGGGCCTCGGCGCGGCCCAGCTCGCCGTCGAGGCCGCGGACGACCAGGGTGGGGCAGCGGACCTGGGCGAGTTCCTCCCAGTGGGCGTCGTAGACCCAGGTCTCGCGGGACTCCAGCATCTGCTCCGGTTCGAAGACCGGGCGCCAGCCGTCGGGGGACTCCTGCATGACCTCGGCGTAGAACTCGCCGCGTGCCCGGCTCGGGCGCTCCACCCAGGGGTCGTCCTCGCCGAACCACTTGCGTACGTCGGAGAGGGTGGCGAAGGGGGCGGGCCAGGCCTTGAACCAGTCCTCCCACTCGCGCTGCGAGGCGGCGCCGAGGGCGGAGGCCCGCATGTCGCAGATGATCAGCCCGCAGACCAGGTCGGGGCGCTTGGCGGCGAGCTGCCAGGCGGTCAGGGCGCCCATGGCGTGCCCGACCAGGACGGCGGGGGCGAGACCGAGCTGTTCGAGAGCGGCTTCGGCGTCCTCGACGTAGGCCTCGCGGGTGAAGGCGGCCCTCGGGGGCTTGTCGCTCTGGCCGTGTCCACGCTGGTCGAGTGCGACGGCGCGATGCCGTGCGGAGAGCCAGCGGGCGGTGGAGGCCCAGTGCGAGGCGCGGCCCATCAGGCCGTGCAGTAACAGCACGCCGGGCGCCCGTTCCGCCGCGCCGGGGCCCGGCGGGCGTGGTGCGGGCACGGGGTGCGCCCCCTGCGGTACGTCCCTGGCCTGATCGCTCTTGGGAGGGTCGCCGAACTCCCAGGCCGCCAGGCGTACGTCGCCCGCCCCGGTCACGTCGATGCGTCGCGCCACGGTTCTGGCACCCCCCTAGCTCCGCTCGGACCGCCCGTTCTCTCGCCGGCCGGTCCTGTGTGAACCCCGTCCTGGCCTGCTCTGTCCGTCGTGCCCCGCCCTACCCCCTGAAGCGCGTGGGCCGCGTGATACGTCACCCGCATCCCCGCGAGACTATCGAATACCCATTCGAAGATACCGTTCTCGCCGGCAACACCCCTCGTTCGAGTGACCGCACTCAAGGAATGATCGCCGCTGCCGAGGGGAGATCTTCAGCGGGAGGCGGACCGATCGGGGAAACCGGTCCGAAGGGGATGACCCTGGGAGCTCGGGGCTCCGGGTCAGCACAGGGGAGGACAGGCCCCGGCGCCACACGGCGCCGGGGCCCTCTCCCTGCTCACGGCACATCATCCCCGCCCCTCCCCGGCCGGACGGCATCACTGCCGACCACGGCCAAGAACCCCTCAGGTCATATGCCTCACGCGACAGCCTCGCACGGGATGCGCCCGGGCGCTGCGATTCGGCGCAGTGAATCTTGCTTTCGGCACCCCCGCCGAAGCACCACAACTGCCTCCCGGTTCACAGCAGTTGACGGCCACCCGACGGAAGTGCGCACTCCACGGGACCGCCGCCGCCCGGCGCGGGACACTCGGCGTCCAGCACCCGGCGCCCGGCACCGCTCAGCGCTTGGCGACGAACACGTGGGAGGCCACGTCCGACTCCAGCTCGGCCGCCTCGCCGCCGCTGCCCACCAGCACACCGCCCGCCGACTCCGTCACGCTGACCACCGAGCCGGGCTGCACGCCCGCCCGCCGCAGCGTGTACATCAGCTGCGCGTCCGTCTGGATCGGCTCGCCGATCCTGCGCACCACGACCGTCTTGCCCTCCACACCCGGGTCGAGGTCGGCGAGCGACACCATGCCCTCGTCCAGGAACGGGTCGGCGCCGTCCTTCTCGCCGAGCTCCTCAAGACCGGGGATCGGATTGCCGTACGGCGACTCGGTCGGGTGGCGCAGCAGCTCCAGCACACGGCGCTCCACGGCCTCGCTCATCACATGCTCCCAACGGCACGCCTCGGCGTGGACCTGCTCCCACTCCAGGCCGATCACGTCGACGAGCAGACACTCGGCGAGGCGGTGCTT
Proteins encoded in this region:
- a CDS encoding bifunctional DNA primase/polymerase; its protein translation is MLSVEETIAGTEAAQIPKQRGESLLETAVRYAEERHWDVFPGTWLEAVDGVQRCSCGDAACAAPGAHPARGDWGTQATGSATVARRMWQKQPTASILLPTGRTFDAIDVPETAGFLALARMERMELTLGPVTLTPDRRMQFFVLPGASVKVPELVRKLGWTPSSLDLVALGEGAYVAAPPTRFGSSGAVQWACRPTPANRWLPDAEELISPLAYACGRDR
- a CDS encoding ABC transporter ATP-binding protein; its protein translation is MTSAAVRVHGLWKRFGQQVAVAGIDLELPAGKFIGLVGPNGAGKTTTLSMVTGLLRPDAGSVEVVGHDVWQDPVQVKARIGVLPEGLRLFERLSGRELLGYTGRLRGLPGAEVDKRATQLLDVLDLAGAQHKLVVDYSTGMRKKIGLAAALLHNPEVLFLDEPFEGVDPVSAQTIRGVLERYTASGATVVFSSHVMELVESLCDWVAVMAAGSIRAHGTLAEVRGDAPSLQRAFLELVGAHGRDTGSHLDWLGGGAAR
- a CDS encoding transporter → MSADVTPVTPVVVRLKLSLLKNGLKQSGGRRAAYIGSAVAVLLFSVLQLIGLIALRGHAHAGSVVVLLVAVLAAGWAVMPLFFPSGDETLDPTRLVMLPLRPRPLVRALLMASLVGIGPLFTLCMLTGSVIAVAHGGVAYVVGVIGAVLGLLVCVALARTVAAANIRLLTSRKGRDLAVLSGLVIAVGAQVVNFGAQRLGSRGLGQLDGPAEVLKWVPPGSAIGAADSASEGSYGVAFLQLALSALALVVLLGVWSRHLTQLMTSPDGSTLQAADSRSRERNSTGLSRLLPAGRTGTVMERSLRYVWRDPKTKAAWVTSLAIGLIVPVFNALQGTGSIYFACFAAGMLGVQMYNQFGQDTSAFWMVAMTISSTRDAYVELRARALALLVITLPYATLVTVLTTAMLDDWPKLPEVLGLSFALLGAMLATGAWTSARFPYSIPQEGYKNVAPGQSGLAFMAILGGMVSAALLCAPVIAGTIWLNVSEGGERWSWLLLPVGTVYGVLITVAGLRLAAPRTARRLPEILALVSKG
- a CDS encoding alpha/beta fold hydrolase, with amino-acid sequence MARRIDVTGAGDVRLAAWEFGDPPKSDQARDVPQGAHPVPAPRPPGPGAAERAPGVLLLHGLMGRASHWASTARWLSARHRAVALDQRGHGQSDKPPRAAFTREAYVEDAEAALEQLGLAPAVLVGHAMGALTAWQLAAKRPDLVCGLIICDMRASALGAASQREWEDWFKAWPAPFATLSDVRKWFGEDDPWVERPSRARGEFYAEVMQESPDGWRPVFEPEQMLESRETWVYDAHWEELAQVRCPTLVVRGLDGELGRAEAQEMVRVLPRGQYAEVADAGHLVHYDQPDAWRAAIEPFLDSVLTDLSG
- a CDS encoding metal-dependent transcriptional regulator: MSGLIDTTEMYLRTILELEEEGVVPMRARIAERLDQSGPTVSQTVARMERDGLVAVASDRHLEFTDEGRRLATRVMRKHRLAECLLVDVIGLEWEQVHAEACRWEHVMSEAVERRVLELLRHPTESPYGNPIPGLEELGEKDGADPFLDEGMVSLADLDPGVEGKTVVVRRIGEPIQTDAQLMYTLRRAGVQPGSVVSVTESAGGVLVGSGGEAAELESDVASHVFVAKR